The Phyllopteryx taeniolatus isolate TA_2022b chromosome 11, UOR_Ptae_1.2, whole genome shotgun sequence genome includes the window GGTGTGGTTGTCGGAGGCACAGCAACCTCAATGACAGCGATTCAGAAACATAACGAAGGGCGGGCTGGGGGTCCCGATCCGGGTTGGGTCAGAGTATTTTAGCGTGCTTCTGTGGAATTCTTTGGACCACACTTTTGGGCCCTGATTGGAGTTGCAAAAGATGGAGAAAGGCGCAGCGCACATTGCGCAGCTTTCCGAAAGGGCAGACGGTCACGCGGACGACATCGCCAAGGTACCCGACGAGGAGCTGCTCCTGTGGGGCAAAGACGAGCTGGTGAGGCGCTTGCGGAGGACCGAGGCGGAGAAGAGAGGCGTCATCGTGGAGCACGCGAACCTGATGCGAGAAGTCAACAGAAGGCTCCAACAACACCTTCATGAGATCCGGAGTTTGAAGGTGAAAATGGGATGGGGGTGAGCTAGATTGGGCACATGGCCCGTGGCGTATACATTATAAAACTATAAGTAATATAGTGAAATTCCACTGGGGAGAGACAGAAGCAACACTTGGTTGGAAGACTCCAATATTTGGAATACTGtagattaaaattcaattttacGCAGTTCATTTTTCATGCTTGGTATGTTGACGTTAATATTCTTATCATAATTGTTTCTATGAACTGGTGACGTCCAGATCTTTTCACCAGCGTCTTAGCCTGTCTGACATTAACAAATGGATGATGCATCCCAGTGGCGTCGCTTAGCTTTTAAggacggggggagggggggaagggggggggggagtacaaaattacacaaatagctaacaaagacaaagaacatatgtatatattttgttttcagttttgggACAGATTTAACAAAGATACAATACTGTGCCACTGTGGCATTCACCTTCATTTATTGAAATGATCAAATCTCAAAGTAATTATTTCAATAGACCAAAACAATTTGCTCTTGTCTAGAAAATAAACGGCACAAATAATATTTCTGAAGATGACCATTCTAAATATGCGTGACATTTATACAAAGTAAAAACCAcaaagtttgttatggttaggtttaggtcTTTTTGAAAGACGATGCGGCACAAAGTAAAGCACGGTATAAGAACTGTTTCACTCCTGTAGCTACAAGCACAAACACATAGGGCAATACTACAATCTTATTCCAGCATCTACAAAAGTATCACAAGGTACCAATGACCACCAATGACCACCAGTGTGTCATGTGGGCCAAGTTGCACCCGACAGGGATCACTGACtgacatgtttgaaaatatatCTCGATATGACTGATGTTACTGACTggagagatatatatatatatatatatatgttttatttatttatttatttatctattcatAGACTAGATAAAACTTAACAATTCATGTATAATAGATCTGATATTGTTTGTAGTAATACAGATTAATTGattgcttgtgttttttttctttcaaaaatacatgaaaagaaGACCTTGAGAAAAATAATCGCATATTAAATCGTAATCGCaattttgatggaaaaaaaaaaagaccaaaatcgTTCAGCCCTATCCTGAAGTATCGATGTCGCCCCGTCACTGGTTCTGATCTGTGTGTGAGCTTCCCTCTCTTGTGCCTGTGTTTCAAAACCAGGATGTCAACCAGAAATTGCAAGAAGATAACCAGGAGCTCCGGGACTTGTGCTGCTTCCTGGATGACGACCGTCAGAAAGGGAAACGGGTGACACGAGAGTGGCAGCGCCTGGGCCGCTACAGCAGTGGTCTGATGAGAAAGGAGGTGGCCATCTACTTGCAAAAGCTGAAAGAGTTGGAGCAGCGGCAGAGTGATGTCATACAAGATAATATGGAGCTGAAGGAGGTGTGCCTCATGCTGGAGGACGAGAGGGCTGCATCTGTTGCATTAGGGAGTAGTGGAGGTGGGCGAGAGGGGCCTGGCCGCAGGACTTCCATTGACAGTCACAGCAGTCTGTCACAACTGGGTGCTGGGTTACCTGCACCTGGCCTGCTGCGTGATGTTGGTGATGGGAGCAGCACCTCCAGTGCAGGAAGCACAGACAGCCCTGATACTGCCCAGCAGAAACCCTTACCTGTGGGTTCCAGTGCTAGTCCTGGATCAAGATGTGCCTCCCTGGAACCCCCCTACAGACTGGAAGACATGTGCGATTCCTCAGGCAGGAGGCACAGCTCCACTCCAGAATACCACACCTTCCCCCAGCCATGCCGCTCACGAGGAGGGTCCCTTACCAACATGGACCCTCAAGGCTTCGGAGGAGGCAGCCCTGAAAAACATAAATCTCCCAACAGGCAACCACGCGACCCGCACTGTAAGGCCTTCAGCTCTGACCTACTTGCCCAGAAACAGTTGTTAATTTTAGGGCAAGTATCACCAGGTTGTGGGAAGGGCATGGCCAAGTCCAGTCCAGAGTTGAGTCAAAGACACCGTCCAGATAACGCCATCGGGGCAAGCTGTGGGAGCCCTGAGGCAAAGAAAACAGTACCAGGAACACCTGAGCATCTACGAAAAGAGCGAGTGATAGTGGGGAGTCCAGAGTCCATACGACACCACCATCACTATCAGATCAGTCCTGGGATGGAATACAGCAAGGGAGGGAATAGCAGAGGCTCCCTGAAACGGGATGGGATTCACAGGAGGGCGGCTGGAGAACaactctccccccaccaccagagtctgTACAACGGTAGGCACAGGGTAATATTCATTTGTCTTTAAATTCATGTTCTCTTCTTGAACCATGTACCATCATTTTTAATAGATGCAAGGCTGCTCATTGCTTTGCCCCCAGGTCAGCACATCATCTTAAATATtaaggtacagtatatgtatcaGAATATAACATTTTCCAACATGTTTCTCAGTATTGCAGAAAACCAACAGTGATGTTGTAATTGTGTGTATTCAAATTACTGGGGGGTAAAAGAACTTTACAGTGGTTAAAATTATAGCCATACATATTAGAATTAGGCTCTATTACAGTCAGCAGGGCCGGAACTTTTGGCCCTATTACATCAATGCCGCAAATTGAAAAGACTATTTTTCTTCGGCCCCTGTCAGTCATAGATCCTGTGAATCGACATCACTTTTCTCCTCCTGACAGCGCCTTACAGTGCTGCTGGAGCTTATTGTGAAGCCATGTAGAGCAATTATATCATTAGAGACCTTGCTTCCAATGTGCTGGGAGCCAAGGACtgaaatttcatccatccacccatccatccattttcaatatcgcttatcctgttcagggttgcagggagttagagcctatcccagctcaaaaGTCGGACTACTCACTGAattggtcggcagtcagtcgaaTGACACATATTGAGATggtcaaccattcacaccgtcactgaccGGGAACTgagcccacgctgcctgcaccgaagttaGGCAACTgtaccactgcaccatcagtgactgactgtattttattatattatattatattatattatattatattatattatattatattatattatattatattatattatattatatattataattttatctatttatctatttattattacattattacattgtaaaagtctggtttattgtcagaaaagcacaggcattttgtaacagtatgaatacaatatgagtatttcatctcagaggaaaggaatattataaacattttgacTAGTCTCTAGCTctattaaagaagaaataagTTGTTTATAAGTTCACCTTTTGATTTCAGTAATAGACAACAATGTTGGAAATgtagtatatatagtataacaactacaaaggaaaaaaagaaatgacgaTAACTCATTGTCatacaatattgtattttttatttattattattttttttgacagtctCTCACCTGTACCTGGCtgacttctttttaaaaaatatccatctattgaaaaacagacatttgcaaacagtgTTCCATAAGGTGTCGTGTCGAAACTAGCATTTAACTACATTCAGCACATGCAGTTATGGCAATGAAAGCAACCTGATACTgccagcattttaaaaaaataactgaaaatagacaccacactgcaaaaactcaaaatcttcaaaaaaataagactcatcactTTATTTCTAGACCATTTTTGTTACTTGTTTCAAGCTCATTTTTACTCTATTTTTAAATAAGTAGACAAAACGTTTGCCAGGGGAGTAAGTAATTTTTTGTCCTACTCCAatttttaaagttgttttttaaagtgatgcgtctaattttaattagttttgactataaataaaatattcttggtgagattttgagtttttgcaagGCATGTCAACTTTTTCTACCCCATActcttaaaatataaaaaacaccACATATGAACACGCCCTATCTTGGCGTAAGATACTTCATGGAGACATTTCATATCGTATCAGATAaactgggttagggttattGAATAGCAAAACTGTTTGCTATTCAATTAGCTAGTGATAACTCCAAGTGCCTAATTAGCTTATGAGCTAATAGCTATGCAGTATGCCGAGTCTGTGCCGACACATAATATAGAGCAATTCAAGAGGAGGCATTGAAGCATCGCCGTGTGGTCAACTGTCATTACATAGATGGTGTCAGCGTAAATGAAGCATGACCTGGTCATTAGCGTTAACACAGCTAGAAATGTGTGGAGTGGTTCAGACGATACAGTAGATATGAAGACTCTACGCCAGCGCtagcagcccggctaaccgacgtgcctacgtggcgaccATGTTGGGAAAGTCGATGTTCcccttcaaaggcaatgcaAGGACATTGACATTAGGTTATAACTTGTTCATTTGTCAACCGATTTTCAAgaagttaacttttttttgtcaatgccaaagcgtgtGAAATAGCTACCGaacacattttttcaaaataaataaataaataataataataataatttgaggaTGAATTCATAGGGTGGGCGAAGGCAAGTTCTGACGGCGGACCCCACCCCTCTGCGGCCCGTCAATCGGAGTGTCCAGACCAGAAACCAGCACAGCCCCTTGGCCCCACATACATGcttctgaaaacatttttgttttcttggaagatttattttaattcaagatatatagatagatacattCATAAATtgacaactatccatccatccatccattttctgagccgcttctcctcactagggtcgcgggcgtgctggagcctactccagctgtcatcgggcaggaggcggggtacatcctgaactggttgccagccaatcgcagggcacataggaacaaacaaccattcgcactcatagtcatgtgggaggaaaccggagtgcccggagaaaacacacgcaggcacggggagaacatgcaaactccacacaggcggggccggggaaatTGACAACTAAACATTGTAAATCCATACGTTGTTGGGGGGGACGAACGATTGTCGGGGGGTGGTGGAGTCTGGAAAACGTCTGAAGCTCAGGGATGcttggacgattttaattcatatttcacatgtttactgaggcaccttAGAGCCAGTATTGCATCTCAAATACTAGATAAATtaggtttggtaaaatatggtaCCTTTAAAGAAAATTCTCTGTTGCTGAATGAACCCAGTTAAAAACAAATAGGTTGTTGGATCAATTGCGTTAGTCTAGCACTGTGGTAATGGGCGCGCTAATTGCACATCTTTACTGCATTAGCTGGTTAAGTCTTTCATAATCAAAAGAGAAAAAACCCCTTAGCTTTTATCATAGATCTTAATATTAAAAGGCACAAAGTTTCCAGtgcaatgaatgaaaatgtcaatgCATGCcaaatttgatggctgcaattTTTCACATTGTGATGTGGTGTCTGTCCTGTTGGGGAAAAACAGTTTGCACAATGTATTTGGTTctggacacaaaaacaaaccacatCAGAAGATTACCTGTGCTAATTAACAGTCTAACGTTTTGATTAATTGAAGGCTTCATGCCGCCATAATAACACTTTGATTGCAAATACACTTGCTTTCCAATCTGTTGAAGGAGACATGCATTTTTCCGCAATGAAAACAGGtttcttaataacatgtctgtgacatgcgcCAAATTACAGAATACTTTTCACCTTCTTTTTTAGCCCAACTGAATTCAATATGTTTTGAGGTTGAATTCCTGTCTCATGTAAATAGGCCACTGTTCATCCCGCTCACCTTCACTGTGGGGCAAATACTGGGATG containing:
- the LOC133486115 gene encoding coiled-coil domain-containing protein 85A-like produces the protein MEKGAAHIAQLSERADGHADDIAKVPDEELLLWGKDELVRRLRRTEAEKRGVIVEHANLMREVNRRLQQHLHEIRSLKDVNQKLQEDNQELRDLCCFLDDDRQKGKRVTREWQRLGRYSSGLMRKEVAIYLQKLKELEQRQSDVIQDNMELKEVCLMLEDERAASVALGSSGGGREGPGRRTSIDSHSSLSQLGAGLPAPGLLRDVGDGSSTSSAGSTDSPDTAQQKPLPVGSSASPGSRCASLEPPYRLEDMCDSSGRRHSSTPEYHTFPQPCRSRGGSLTNMDPQGFGGGSPEKHKSPNRQPRDPHCKAFSSDLLAQKQLLILGQVSPGCGKGMAKSSPELSQRHRPDNAIGASCGSPEAKKTVPGTPEHLRKERVIVGSPESIRHHHHYQISPGMEYSKGGNSRGSLKRDGIHRRAAGEQLSPHHQSLYNVLISAGCCTNSCGSVKLWDSFDGS